The following nucleotide sequence is from Micromonospora sp. WMMD1120.
AGGCGCCGGCCGCCGCCGCGAGCTGCGCCTTCTCCGCGCTGCTCACCGTGGCGACGACGGTGGCGTCGGCCCACCGGGCGAGCTGGATCGCGGCGTTGCCGACCGCGCCCGCGCCCCCCTGCACCAGCACCGTGTGGTCCGCCAGCGCGCCGGGACGCAGCGTGTCCGGCATGAACTCGCCGGCCGTCAGGCAGCGGTGCGCGGTCAGGAACGGGATGCCCAGGGCGGCGCCCAACTCGAACGCGGCGTCGCCCAGGCGTACCGCCTGCCGGACCGGCACCAGCGTGTACTCCGCCGACGTGCCCCACTGCCGCTGCCAGGCGGCCTCCCAGAGCCACACCCGCTCACCGATCAGGTCGGGGTCGACCCCCTCGCCGACGGCCTCCACCACGCCCGCGCCGTCCTGCCCGGGAATCTGCCACCCGTCCGGGGTCGAGGTGCGGCGGGACTTCCAGTCGGTGGGGTTGACCCCGGAGACCGCCATCCGGACCAGGACCTCGCCCGCGCCCGGCTCCGGCACCGGCCGGTCCACCAGCCTCAGCACCGAGGGATCGCCGCTGCGTTCGTACACGATGGCTTTCATCGGTGGTCTCTACCCCGCTCGGCCCGGGTCAACCCAGCCCGGCGACCAGCTCCGGGGTCAGCTCGCCGATCGCGCCCAGCGTCACCGCGGCCAGCGCCGCCGCGTCCGGGTCGAGGGGGTACGAGCCGTGCGGCACCGCGATCACCCGCATGCCCGCCGCGGCGGCCGAGCGCACCCCGTTCGACGAGTCCTCCACCGCCACGCAGCTCGCCGGGTCGATGCCGAGGCGTCGCGCGACGGTCAGGTAGACGTCCGGCGCGGGCTTGCCCCGCTCGGTCTGCTCGGTGCTGAGGGTCGCGCCGAACGCGTCGGTCAGACCGGTGGCGGCCAGCGCCGCCTCGATCAGCCGGGTCGGCGAGGAGCTGGCCAACCCGAGCGGCCACCGCCCGGCCAGCCGGCGGACGACCTGGTCGGCGCCGGCGATCAGCGGCACGTGGGCCCGGTAGCGGTCGGTCATCTCCTCGACGACCTCGGTGGCGACCTGCTCGGCGGTACGGTTCACGCCCAGCTCGCCGCTGAGGTAGCGGGCCCACTCGCCGGTGCTCATCCCCATCAGCCGACGCTGGGTGTCCGGTTGCCACGTCCCGCCGTGCGCCGCCACGTACGCCCGGCGGACCTCCTCCCACACCGGCTCGGAATCCACGATCACGCCGTCCAGGTCGAACACCACCGCATCCGTCACGGGCCCATCCTGCCCGACCGACGGGCGTCCGGTCAGCCGGGCAGCGCGGGCAGGCCGACCACACTGCCCTCCGGCACCAACGCGTGACCGGACCGGACGATCGGCTCCAACAGCTCCCGGAGGCGGTCGCTGTGCTCGGGGCCGAGCGTCCGCCACGGGTGCGCGGCCGCCCGGTCGGTGTTGTCCTCGACGGACTGGAACTCGGCCCGGCCGTGCTCGGTGGGCGCGCCGTCAGCGGTCAGCCAGCCCCGCCGGACCAGCCGCTCCCGGGCGGCCTGCCACTGCTCCTCGGTCCAGCCCCGACCCAGCAGATACTGTGCCGGCAGACCGTCGAGCGCGACCCGCCAGGCCAGCGTCTCCACCGGGTCCAGCCCGGCGGCCACCAGAGCGGCCACGTGCCCGTCGCCCCGGTGCTCGCGCAAGGTGGTGGCGGCCTGCCAGAGCCGAGCCAGCGGATATTCCCCGAGCGGCAACGCCGCGTTGGCCGCGCCGAGCACCCGGCCGGCGGTCTGTGCCGCCGAAGCGGCGCGTTCCAGCAGGTCGGCGGCCTCGGCCAGGTGCGACTCCGGCAGCTCGTAGGTCAGCTCCGCAAGCGCCTGCACGGCACCGGTGAGGCGGGCGCGGAGCGTCTCCTGCGGGGTGGCCAGGCGCCACACCGCAGGCAGCGCGCGAGTCACCATCGGCGGCGCGAAGTTGAAGAAGGCGGCGATCACCGGGGCCGCCTCGGTGGCGCCCAGCGGCGCGGAACGACCGGCGAAGTAGCCGCGCCAGTAGCCGCGCAACCCGACCGCCTCGTACGCGGCGCGGGCCCGGGGGTGCAGATAGGTGACCGCGTGCACGGGCTCGACGTACGCCCACATCAACCGGGCGGTCCGCCCCGACTCGTCCAGCGCCGTCATCTGCCCTCCGCGTCCCGGTCCCGGATGCTCACCCCGGGCGGCGAACCGCCCGGGGTGACGCCGAACCTACTGCCGGTGGGTGACGGGCCGGAAGCCCCATGTGAACAACCCCATCGCGCCCCGGCGACAACCGGGACGACCCGGACAGGTCACTGGGCGGCGAGCACGTCCACGACGAAGCGCAGCGGACCGGTCGGGCGTCCACCGGCGGCCGCGGCGTCGTTGCCGTACGCCAGCTCGCCCGGAATGTCGAGCTGCACCCGGCTGCCCACCGTCACACCGACCAGGCCCTGGTCCCAGCCGGGGATGACCTGACCCACGCCGATCGGGAAGGTGGCCGGCTGCCCGCTCGACCAGGAGGAGTCGAACTCCTTGCCGTCCTTGAAGAACACCCCCACGTAGTTGGTGGTGATGTTCTGGCCCTTCTTCACCTCCGGACCCTTGCCCTTGATCAGCGGGGTGACGGTGAGCTTCTTGAGCTCACCCGTGCCCGGCGTCACCGTCGGCTTGCTGCCCAGCGCCGGGTCGGCGCCCTCGGGCAGCTGCGGGGCGGGCGGCGCGCCGGCGGCGTCGGGGGTCGGGGCGGTGGCGGACGGGGTCGCGTCGGCCTGGTTCGTGGGCTTGTCGTCGTCACCCCCGCCGATCGTCACGAAGACGGCGATCAGCACCCCGACCACGGCGACCGCGGCGAGGCCGCTGGCCCACGCGTTGCGCTTGCGCCTCGCGTCGGCCGCCTTCTTCGCCGCCAACTGGGCGGCCAACCGGCGTCCCGACTTGGTCGCCGGGCTCTGCTCCTGGCCCGCCGACCGGTTCTCCTGCGTCCGCTCGCTCACGTCGTCGACTCCCTGCTGCGAAGTGTGGCCGGCACCCGGTGCCGGGGGGAAAGCCGACGCACACGGTACCCGCATGACGGCCCACCGTGCCCGCCGCGCACCGCTCGGATCGCCCAGCGCGGCAGTTCCGGGGCGTTCCGGGGCGGTCAGTCCGGGACGACCATGAAGTCGGTCACGAACGAGGTGATCCGGCCGTCGGCGGTCCGGCCGATCCAGGTGCCGTAGCAGCCGTCCCCCCAACCGGTGCACACAGTGACCAGGTTGGCCCCGGTGGCCTCGTCCAGGACGGCCGTGATCAGCCCCGGAACCGGGGAGGCGGGCAGCTTGGCCGGGATGAAGACATCGTCGACGCGCTCCTCGTCCCAGCCTTCCAACGCTGCGAGCGCGGTCGGGTCGGCGAGCGTGCCGATGCCGGCGTCCACCCCGTACCCGAAGTAGTCGTCGGCGCCGAGGGTGGCGACGTCCTGGTCGCCCGCCACGGCCGGCTCCCAGCGGGTGGGCGCCTCGTCGGCGACCACCAGCTCCAGCGCCGCGACCCGCCTGTCCACCTCGGCGTCCTCGCGGAGCACCACCGCCACCCAGGCGCGGGCGGGATAGCGCCCCGGCGGTACCGCGACGGTGAACGGCTCGGCATCCGGGCAGACCAGCGGGTCACAGCCGACCACCTGACCGGTCGGCAGCACGATGTCGTCCACCGGGTGGACCTCGATCAGGTAACCGCCGTGCTCGTCGGTGAAGCGGGCGCCGGGCGTCAGCAACCGGTCCAGGTCAGGGGTGTACGGCATGAGGGCTCCTCCGGTCGCCAGCGGCGGGCGGAGCGTACCCGGCCGGGCGGACACGACGCCGCCTGCCGGCGGCGTCAGGCGCTCTTGCGTGGGGCGGTCTTGCGCGTGGCGGTCTTCTTCGCCGGCTCCGCCTTCTTCGCCGAGGTCTTCTTGGCGGTGGTCTTCTTCGCCGGTTCGGCGGCCGTCTTCTCGGCCGTCTTCTTCGCCGCCGTCTTCTTCGCCGGCGCCTTGGCCGCCTTCTTCTCGGCCGCCTTCTGCGCCGAGCGGGCCGACGAGATGGGGGTCGGCGCACCGCCACCACCGCCTCCGGCGGGCTGCTCGCCGCGCGCTGCCTTGGCGCGCTCCACCGAGGCCTTCAGCGCCGCCATCAGGTCCACGGCCGCGGCCGGCGCCTCCTCGACCTCCTCCGGCTGGACGACCTCGCGACCCTCCACCTTGGCGTCGATGACCTCCTGCAAGGCGGCCCGGTAGTCGTCGGTGAACACGTCCGGCTCGAACTCGCCGGTCATCGAGTCGATCAGCGAGCTGGCCATCGCCAGCTCCGGCGGACGCACCTTGAGGTCCTCGTCGAGAAAGCCGAAGTCCGGGGTACGGATCTCGTCCGGCCAGAGCATCGTGTTGAGCAGCAGCACGCCCTCACGGACCCGCAGTGTGGCGAGCTGCTCGCGCTGGCGCAGCGCCACCTTGACGATGGCCACCCGCTCCGAGTCGATGAGCGCGTCGCGAAGCAGCACGTACGGTTTGGTCGCCGCGCCCTCCGGCTCCAGGAAGTAGGCCTTGTTGTAGAGGATCGGGTCGACCTGCTCGGCCGGCACGAACTCCAGCACGTCGATGGCCCGCGAGCTGGTCAGCGGCAGATCGGCGAAGTCCTCGTCGGTGAGGATCACCATCTCGCCGCCGCCGATGTCGTAGCCCTTGGCGATGTCGTCGTAGGTGACCTCCTCGCCGCAGACCGAGCAGGTGCGCTTGTAGCGGATCCGACCGCCGTCCTCGCGGTGCACCTGGTGGAACCGGATGTCCTTCTCCTCGGTCGCGGAGTAGAGCTTCACCCCGATCGAGACGAGCCCGAACGACACGGCTCCCTTCCAGATGGCACGCATCCTGCGCTCCCTTCCCCGATATCGACCATGCTCGCATCCGAAGGAACCGGACGCGAGGTGTTCGGCCTGCTACTACAGTCGGGTCGTGCCCGGCGCGCCGCTCAAGCCGATGCTCGCGATGACCGGGCCGCTCCCGGCGGGTGACGGCTGGGCGTACGAGTTCAAGTGGGACGGGGTCCGCGCGCTCGCCGACATCTCCGGTGGTGGTCAGCACCTCTATGCCCGCTCCGGCGTGCAGATCACCGCCGCGTACCCGGAACTGGCCACGCTGCCCGAGCAGGTCGGTGACGCGCTGCTCGACGGCGAGGTGGTGCTGCTCGGCGAGAGCGGACAGCCGTCGTTCACCGCGCTGGCCGAGCGGATGCACGTACGGGACCGGAACAAGGCGGCCCGCCTGGCCGCGGTGATGCCGGTGACGTACATGATCTTCGACCTGCTCCGCCTGGACGGCGACGACCTGACCGGCTGGCCGTACCAGCGTCGCCGAGAGGCGCTGGACGGGCTGGGCCTCGGCGGCCCCCGGTGGGCGGTGCCCCCGATGTTCGCCGACGGGCCGGCCACCTACGAGGCGGCCGGTGAGCACGGCCTGGAGGGGGTGATGGCCAAGCGGGTCGCCTCGGTCTACCGCCCCGGAGTGCGGTCACCCGACTGGGTGAAGGTCAAGTTGGAGGTGACCGGCGACTTCGTGATCGGCGGCTGGCGGCCGGGCGCGCGCCGGATCGGCGGGCTGCTGGTAGGGGTGCCCGGCCCGGACGGCCTGTTGATCTACCGGGGGCGGGTCGGCGGCGGGATCGGCGCGGCCATCGAGCGGCAACTCCTGGCCGAGTTGGAGCCGCTGCGCTCCGGCGTGTCACCGTTCGCGCCCGGTGTGCCCCGCGAGGATGCCCGGGGCGCCATCTGGGTAACACCCCAGGTGGTGGTGGAGGTGAAGTACGGCCAGCGCACCCCCGACGGCCGGCTGCGCTTCCCCCGGGTGCTGCGGTTGCGTCCGGACAAACCCCCCGAGGAGGTCGACGATGCCGGCTGAACGGCTGCGGGTGGACGTCGAGGGCCGTTCGCTGGAGCTGTCCAACCTGGACAAGGTGCTCTACCCGGCGGCCGGGTTCACCAAGGGCGAGGTGATCGACTACTACACCCGGATCTCCCCGGTTCTGCTGCCGCACCTGCGGGACCGCCCGGTCACCCGGATCCGCTTCCCCAACGGGGTGGACGACAAGTCGTTCTTCGAGAAGAACACGCCAGCCGCGACCCCGGACTGGGTGCGGGTGGAGAACCTGCCCGCGCCCGGGTCGACGAAGGGCCGGGAGACCATCGACTACGTGATCGCCGACGACCTGCCCACCCTGGTCTGGCTGGCGAACCTGGCCGCGTTGGAGCTGCACACGCCGCAGTGGAAGGTCGGCCAGCACCCGGACATGATGGTCGTCGACCTGGACCCGGGGCCGCCGGCCGGGCTGGCCGAGTGCTGCCCGGTGGCGGTGCTGATGCGCGACCGCCTGGCCGACGACGGCATCGAGTCGTACCCGAAGACGTCCGGCAAGAAGGGCATGCAGCTCTGCTGCCCGATCGCCGGCACCCAGTCGTCCGACCTGGTCTCCGACTACGCGCGCCGGATCGCCCAGGAATTGGAGAAGGCCCACCCGAAGCTGGTCGTGTCGAAGATGGCGAAGAACCTGCGCCCCGGCAAGGTCTTCATCGACTGGAGCCAGAACAACGCGGCGAAGACCACCGTCGCCCCGTACTCGCTGCGGGCCCAGTCAGCGCCGTCGGTCTCGACGCCGCTGACCTGGGACGAGGTGGAGGCCGGCGCCCGCGGGCGGAGACCGGCCGTGCGCCAGTTCACCGCCGCCGAGGTCCTGGCCCGGATCGAGGAGTACGACGACCTGCTCGCCCCGCTGCTCGACGGCGGGCCGGAACTGCCGGCGCGCTGACAACCTTCGGCCCGCTCGCGGCGTGTAAGGCGCGTGATCGACCAACAGAAACCACCGCCCGCGGCGGACCGGTCCTACGCCGCGTTCGTCGAGGTGGCCGCGCAGCGACATATCCGGCTGGCCATGCTGCTCAGCGGCAAGATCAAGAGGTGGAACGGGGAGGTCCGGCGTCCACTCCTGTGGACGCCGGGCCAGGTAACCGCCTGTCGCCGCCGGTGGCTCAACGTGACGCCCTCACCGGTCCCAACCCCACCGCTCACCCCCTTTGCTTTGCTTATGCATATGCACCACGGGCTTCACCTGCCGGTTCGTCTGGTTTCCGGATCCTGGGGAGCCAGAGCCGCGTTGACGGAGCGTGTCTGGTGCGTCCGCGGCGGCAGAGCAAAGGGGGGCGGGAGGGGGGTGGTGGTCTGGCGGGTGGTCACGGAGTGTGATCGGCCCGGAGCCCGCCTCCAGCGGGTGCGGCGCGTAGCCGCCACCAGGCGCACACGACCAGGCTGGCCGTGATGACGGTGACCGCGATGTCGCCGGCCAGCGCCGCGGCCGGGCTCCCCGGGGAGTACGGCGGCACCAGGTACGCGAACGCCGCCGCCATCACCAGGCTCGCAGAGCCGGCCGCGAGCACGTGGCGCTGCGTCCAACCGGCGCGCGACGCCCAGTAGGCGACCAGGCTCCCGAGGCCGGCGGCGAGCGTCACCGCGAGGGCCACTCCCGCCCAGCCGGACGCCAGCTCGCGGCCGAGCGGGACGACGGCGACCGCCAGGCCCACCCAGAGCGGATGCGGTGCCCGGCTGCCGCGTCGCTCGGCGCCGGTGAGCGAGGGTCGTGGGCGAGGGTGCCGCCAGCGGGGCAGCAGGGCGGCCGTGGCGAGGGCGAGGACCATCGCGGCGGCGACGGCGAGCTGGAGCGGGCTGGCCAGGAAGTCCTTCCGGCCGCTGCTGTCCGAGAAGATCAGCAGGCTACCGAGCAGATAGAGCACGCCGACCACCACGAGTCCGGGCCGGCGCAGCCACGGGCGGAGCCGGCGGTCCGCACCGAGGAACGACTCGACCAGCACGATCGGCGCACAGATGGTCAACACGACGTGGTTGCCCACGAAGTCGATCGCCTGCCCGGCGCTGAACCCGAGCCCTGGCACGACTGTCGCCTCGTCGGCGGCGGCCGCGTCCGCGTACTGCGTGTCGTCCAGGTGGTCGAGGTTGAACAGCGACTGGTCGACCAGACAGGCCTGGAGCACACCGTACGCGGCGGCGAGCAGCACGATCGTCGGCCAGCCAGCGCCGAGACGCCGGGCGGTCTCCCGGATCAGGATCGCCGCCCCGCCGTACATCGGGCCGAGGAAGACGAGCACCGGCAGGAAGTCGTCGATGGCGAAGCCACCCCACGAGCACTCGGCCACCCACGGCGCGAGCAACAGCAACGCCATCACCGGCACGAGCCGGTGGCGCAACGAGAGCCGGTCGGCGGGGCCCGATGCGGCGTGCGGCGCGGCGGGACGGTCGGCGGGGTCGGGTTCGGGCGGCACGGGTGCTCCTCGGCGGCTCGGCGGTCGTCGTCGGTCACGGTGCGCGAGCCATCCGGCCAGCCGCTACGGCCATCGGCCGACGGGGACGGCGACCAAGGTCGTTGCGTAGGGTGGTGCCGACGTCGTCACCACCGGGAGCACGCGGATGCAGACACACGCCACGACCGACCTGTCGGTCCCGTCCACCGCCGCCGAGAGCCCGCTGCTCAGCTACCGCGACGAGGCGACCGGTGAGCGCGTCGACCTCACCGCCCAGCAGGTCGGCGCGTGGTCCGCGCGCAGCGCGAGCCTGCTGCGGGACGGCTGTGGGCTCGGCCCCGGCAGCCGCGTAGCGGTGCTGCTGCCGCCGCACTGGCGTACCGCAGCGGTGTTGTTGGGCGCCTGGGCGTGCGGCCTGGCGGTGTCGTTCCGGCCGCGCGCCACGGCGGGCCTGCCGGTGTTGGAGCCCGACGGCGACCGGCCGTTCGACGCGGTCCTCGTGACGCCCGAGCGGCAGGACGACTGGCTGGAGGACGTGCCGGACGCGCCGCACCGCTACCTCGTCGGCACCGGGCCGGGGCGGTTGACCGACGTGCCGTTGGGCTGGTTGGACTGGTCCGCCGAAGTGCTCCGCCACCCCGACGTCACGCCCGACCACACCGCCATCCACCCGTCGGACCCGGCGAGCGCGGATGGCACCACCTACGGTCAGTGGGGCGCGCTCGCCCGGGAGGTCGCCGGAATGCTCGATCTGCGCGCCGGTGACCGACTGCTGGTCGACGCGGCCGAGCACGAGCAGCCGCTGAAGTGGTTGCTGGCACCGCTGTCGGCCGGCGCGTCGGTGGTCATCAGCGCCAACCTCGACCCGGCCCGGCGGGACGCGATCGTCGCCGCCGAGCAGGTCACCCGGATTCTCTGACCTGGATCTGCGTTCTCGCCTGTTCGACCTGCCGCACGATGGCATGGGCGTCGTGCGCCTGTGCGATGGTGTCCGCCTCGTCGAGGGTCGCGAGCGCGTCCGCGTGGCGGTCCTGGGCGGCGGCGACGTAGGCCAGCCCGACCATGTTGGCGGCCACGCCCGGCAACGCTCCGATCTCTCGGCGCAGCCGTGTCGACTCCTCCAGCCGTTCGCGCGCCTCATCCAGCCGACCGGCCATGTGCGCCGCGATGCCGAGGTGACGCAGCGCCTCGGCCTCGGTCGACCGGTCGCCGACCTGCGCCGCCAGGTGGCGGGACCTCTCGAAGTGCGGAACCGCGGTCTCGTTGTCGCGCCGGATGATCTGGTGCAGGCAGCCGATCCAGAACAGCGCCTCGGCCTGGCCGCGGGTGTCGGCGAGGGCCTGGTACAGCTCGCTCGCGCGCTCGAACAGCGGCAGCTCCGCCGGGTCCTCGACGGGCGAGGTGCCGCCCCGGGCGCGTTCGTCGAGGTACCGCGCGTGCAGCACCCGCCCACGAGCCAGCGCGGCGTCGGCCTCCACCGCGTCCAGGTCCCGTTCGGCGTCGGCCAGTACGCGGACCTCGCCGCCGTACACGGCCTGTTCGTAGAGTTTCCGGGCCCGTTCGATGCGATCTTCGGCGTTCATTCGCCGCCCCCGTCCTGGCATCGCCACTGCGTACCGGATCAGCAGCCTAGTGGTCCACAACCGCGCGGAGCGACCCCAATCAGCGCCGCCTGATCCGGTTCCGTTACATCGCCATCTGCCCTGCTCAGAGGGTCTTTTGCCGATGTCGTCGACGTGTTCTCATACCGGAGCGACGGCATCGTCGACATCGCACCGCTCCCTCATCGAAAGGTGCACCGATGCAGAGCAGATCCCCCTTTCGGCTGGCGGTCCTCACCGCCACCGCCGCCACGTTCCTGGCGTCCGGCGGCGCGTCCGGGGGGCTGGCCACCGCCGCTCCCGTGACCGCCTCGCCGGGCGTCACGGCCTGCGCCGGTGAGCAGAGCGCCGCCCGGGTCGCTGAGGGCGCCACGGCCCAGGAGCCGGAGCTGTACTCGAAGAACGAGGCCAACGCCTACGGCGTGATCAAGGATGCGCCGCGCCTGCCCAACGGCAGCGTCACCATCCCGACGGTCTTCCACATGGTCTCCGACCACCCCCTCAGCGCCGCCGAGACGACCAGGTGGAACACCCTGATCGCCGCGCAGATGACGGTGCTCAACGACTCGTTCGCCGGCCGCACGGCAACGGACGCCTCCGACACGCCGTTCCGATTCGACCTCGTCGACACCACGTGGACGGTGAACAGCGCCTGGTACACGGTCGAGCCGGGCAAGAACGAGCGGGACATGAAGAAGGCCCTCTACACCGGCGACTCCCGCACCCTGAACGTGTACGCGGCAAACATCGGCGGCGGCCTGCTCGGCTGGGCGTACTTCCCGAAGGGTTACAACAACGGCCGCGACTACATCGACGGCGTGGTGATGCTCGACGAGTCGATGCCGGGCGGCACGGCCGGCAAGTACGCCCTCGGTGACACGCTGACCCACGAGGTCGGGCACTGGCTGATGCTGGA
It contains:
- a CDS encoding NADPH:quinone reductase — encoded protein: MKAIVYERSGDPSVLRLVDRPVPEPGAGEVLVRMAVSGVNPTDWKSRRTSTPDGWQIPGQDGAGVVEAVGEGVDPDLIGERVWLWEAAWQRQWGTSAEYTLVPVRQAVRLGDAAFELGAALGIPFLTAHRCLTAGEFMPDTLRPGALADHTVLVQGGAGAVGNAAIQLARWADATVVATVSSAEKAQLAAAAGASYVIDYREQDVVEEVRKVAPDGVHTIVEVAPAQNAATDVQVLRHGGAVCVYADGGGAEVTIPIRPQMVPNARWQFVLVYTEPKAAKAQGVKDVAAAASQGAIRVGADAGLPLHYYPLADTATAHQAVEDATVGKVLITTSDA
- a CDS encoding HAD family phosphatase yields the protein MTDAVVFDLDGVIVDSEPVWEEVRRAYVAAHGGTWQPDTQRRLMGMSTGEWARYLSGELGVNRTAEQVATEVVEEMTDRYRAHVPLIAGADQVVRRLAGRWPLGLASSSPTRLIEAALAATGLTDAFGATLSTEQTERGKPAPDVYLTVARRLGIDPASCVAVEDSSNGVRSAAAAGMRVIAVPHGSYPLDPDAAALAAVTLGAIGELTPELVAGLG
- a CDS encoding FKBP-type peptidyl-prolyl cis-trans isomerase, coding for MRVPCASAFPPAPGAGHTSQQGVDDVSERTQENRSAGQEQSPATKSGRRLAAQLAAKKAADARRKRNAWASGLAAVAVVGVLIAVFVTIGGGDDDKPTNQADATPSATAPTPDAAGAPPAPQLPEGADPALGSKPTVTPGTGELKKLTVTPLIKGKGPEVKKGQNITTNYVGVFFKDGKEFDSSWSSGQPATFPIGVGQVIPGWDQGLVGVTVGSRVQLDIPGELAYGNDAAAAGGRPTGPLRFVVDVLAAQ
- a CDS encoding DUF4241 domain-containing protein — its product is MPYTPDLDRLLTPGARFTDEHGGYLIEVHPVDDIVLPTGQVVGCDPLVCPDAEPFTVAVPPGRYPARAWVAVVLREDAEVDRRVAALELVVADEAPTRWEPAVAGDQDVATLGADDYFGYGVDAGIGTLADPTALAALEGWDEERVDDVFIPAKLPASPVPGLITAVLDEATGANLVTVCTGWGDGCYGTWIGRTADGRITSFVTDFMVVPD
- a CDS encoding Ku protein encodes the protein MRAIWKGAVSFGLVSIGVKLYSATEEKDIRFHQVHREDGGRIRYKRTCSVCGEEVTYDDIAKGYDIGGGEMVILTDEDFADLPLTSSRAIDVLEFVPAEQVDPILYNKAYFLEPEGAATKPYVLLRDALIDSERVAIVKVALRQREQLATLRVREGVLLLNTMLWPDEIRTPDFGFLDEDLKVRPPELAMASSLIDSMTGEFEPDVFTDDYRAALQEVIDAKVEGREVVQPEEVEEAPAAAVDLMAALKASVERAKAARGEQPAGGGGGGAPTPISSARSAQKAAEKKAAKAPAKKTAAKKTAEKTAAEPAKKTTAKKTSAKKAEPAKKTATRKTAPRKSA
- the ligD gene encoding non-homologous end-joining DNA ligase codes for the protein MPGAPLKPMLAMTGPLPAGDGWAYEFKWDGVRALADISGGGQHLYARSGVQITAAYPELATLPEQVGDALLDGEVVLLGESGQPSFTALAERMHVRDRNKAARLAAVMPVTYMIFDLLRLDGDDLTGWPYQRRREALDGLGLGGPRWAVPPMFADGPATYEAAGEHGLEGVMAKRVASVYRPGVRSPDWVKVKLEVTGDFVIGGWRPGARRIGGLLVGVPGPDGLLIYRGRVGGGIGAAIERQLLAELEPLRSGVSPFAPGVPREDARGAIWVTPQVVVEVKYGQRTPDGRLRFPRVLRLRPDKPPEEVDDAG
- the ligD gene encoding non-homologous end-joining DNA ligase: MPAERLRVDVEGRSLELSNLDKVLYPAAGFTKGEVIDYYTRISPVLLPHLRDRPVTRIRFPNGVDDKSFFEKNTPAATPDWVRVENLPAPGSTKGRETIDYVIADDLPTLVWLANLAALELHTPQWKVGQHPDMMVVDLDPGPPAGLAECCPVAVLMRDRLADDGIESYPKTSGKKGMQLCCPIAGTQSSDLVSDYARRIAQELEKAHPKLVVSKMAKNLRPGKVFIDWSQNNAAKTTVAPYSLRAQSAPSVSTPLTWDEVEAGARGRRPAVRQFTAAEVLARIEEYDDLLAPLLDGGPELPAR
- a CDS encoding TIGR03089 family protein — translated: MQTHATTDLSVPSTAAESPLLSYRDEATGERVDLTAQQVGAWSARSASLLRDGCGLGPGSRVAVLLPPHWRTAAVLLGAWACGLAVSFRPRATAGLPVLEPDGDRPFDAVLVTPERQDDWLEDVPDAPHRYLVGTGPGRLTDVPLGWLDWSAEVLRHPDVTPDHTAIHPSDPASADGTTYGQWGALAREVAGMLDLRAGDRLLVDAAEHEQPLKWLLAPLSAGASVVISANLDPARRDAIVAAEQVTRIL
- a CDS encoding tetratricopeptide repeat protein encodes the protein MNAEDRIERARKLYEQAVYGGEVRVLADAERDLDAVEADAALARGRVLHARYLDERARGGTSPVEDPAELPLFERASELYQALADTRGQAEALFWIGCLHQIIRRDNETAVPHFERSRHLAAQVGDRSTEAEALRHLGIAAHMAGRLDEARERLEESTRLRREIGALPGVAANMVGLAYVAAAQDRHADALATLDEADTIAQAHDAHAIVRQVEQARTQIQVRESG
- a CDS encoding zinc metalloprotease encodes the protein MQSRSPFRLAVLTATAATFLASGGASGGLATAAPVTASPGVTACAGEQSAARVAEGATAQEPELYSKNEANAYGVIKDAPRLPNGSVTIPTVFHMVSDHPLSAAETTRWNTLIAAQMTVLNDSFAGRTATDASDTPFRFDLVDTTWTVNSAWYTVEPGKNERDMKKALYTGDSRTLNVYAANIGGGLLGWAYFPKGYNNGRDYIDGVVMLDESMPGGTAGKYALGDTLTHEVGHWLMLEHTFAHGCSASGDFVADTPREAAPQFDCPVGADSCTAPGLDPIHNFMDYTQDSCMNMFTAGQADRMSDAWVAFRSGGTKS